A part of Melittangium boletus DSM 14713 genomic DNA contains:
- a CDS encoding DUF4435 domain-containing protein: MPVPLPTTNELVSVLKRTSLPTLLVEGTGDAQVYRHIEESLQGLGVNALHCGGRTTLLELFIRQPEFSHIKTVFLADRDMWLFGGIPHQYSEVVWTNGYSIENDIYSGSDIEKIMTTEEDAQFRQLLSIVCKWFAFCVDEHMSGGDANVSVHPNEISPPGTVGLDSLLISKYRFKEPDPRTYDSIIKNYTSHLRGKTLFQVLLRFLAASNRESKYSKSNIMELCVKIRPSSSTKDLLDRLSAKLNHQIITGSS; this comes from the coding sequence ATGCCCGTTCCGCTCCCAACGACTAACGAGTTGGTTTCAGTACTGAAGCGAACATCGCTCCCCACGCTATTAGTCGAAGGGACTGGTGACGCGCAGGTCTATCGACACATTGAAGAATCACTTCAAGGACTAGGGGTCAACGCACTACACTGCGGGGGGAGAACCACGCTTCTTGAACTATTTATACGCCAACCTGAGTTCAGTCACATAAAAACCGTCTTCCTTGCCGACAGAGACATGTGGCTGTTTGGCGGAATTCCACATCAGTACTCGGAAGTAGTCTGGACTAATGGTTACAGCATTGAAAACGACATCTACTCCGGATCCGACATCGAGAAAATAATGACTACCGAAGAGGATGCGCAATTCAGACAGCTACTGTCTATTGTCTGTAAATGGTTCGCCTTTTGTGTTGATGAGCACATGTCTGGAGGCGACGCCAACGTCTCAGTTCATCCCAATGAAATCTCTCCGCCCGGAACTGTTGGGTTGGATTCTTTACTCATATCAAAATATCGATTCAAGGAACCTGATCCTCGCACTTACGACTCAATCATCAAAAACTACACAAGCCACCTGAGAGGCAAGACTCTGTTTCAAGTTTTGCTTCGCTTTCTTGCCGCATCCAACAGGGAATCAAAGTACAGCAAATCCAACATCATGGAGCTATGCGTAAAAATACGCCCATCTAGCAGCACTAAGGATCTCTTAGACAGACTTTCGGCCAAGCTAAATCATCAAATAATCACTGGTTCTTCTTGA
- a CDS encoding RebB family R body protein: MAFPTSVNDQITDALSQTNVKGLGDAPAIAMGNLYVATSQALSNAAHNATTAQQSAYLTMQAATTQGIATLYSIDTASSGLATAPIFAPPVGTK, translated from the coding sequence ATGGCGTTCCCCACCTCGGTCAATGACCAGATCACCGATGCCCTAAGCCAGACGAACGTGAAGGGGCTCGGAGATGCCCCGGCCATCGCCATGGGCAACCTCTACGTGGCGACGTCGCAGGCCCTCTCCAACGCGGCCCACAACGCCACCACCGCCCAACAAAGTGCCTACCTCACCATGCAGGCCGCTACCACCCAGGGCATCGCGACCCTGTACAGCATCGACACAGCGTCGTCCGGGCTCGCCACCGCTCCCATCTTCGCCCCTCCCGTCGGTACGAAGTGA
- a CDS encoding RebB family R body protein, translated as MTKSVQDFARELTTIVDASAQALSTLNRVLEQQQQSILALAYQEGVPAPNTAESPSAPRPATAQTASAVPSPATAPEAPAPMALSPEALLAQAGKTAQALLDLAPELAIAHVVQASAHAVSLALMNTATAQQQLTIVAQAVVTRGCCLRLGQTSRGSTAS; from the coding sequence ATGACGAAGAGTGTCCAGGACTTCGCCCGGGAACTGACCACCATCGTGGACGCCAGTGCCCAAGCCCTCTCGACCTTGAACCGCGTGCTCGAGCAACAGCAGCAAAGCATCCTCGCGCTGGCCTATCAGGAGGGTGTCCCCGCTCCCAACACCGCGGAATCCCCCAGCGCCCCCCGTCCCGCCACGGCCCAGACCGCGTCGGCTGTCCCCTCACCCGCCACCGCACCCGAGGCCCCTGCTCCGATGGCGCTATCTCCCGAGGCCCTGCTCGCCCAGGCGGGGAAGACGGCGCAGGCCTTGCTCGATCTCGCGCCCGAACTCGCCATCGCCCACGTCGTCCAGGCCTCCGCGCATGCGGTCAGCCTCGCCCTCATGAATACGGCCACCGCCCAGCAACAGCTCACCATCGTCGCACAGGCAGTGGTCACCCGCGGTTGCTGCCTCCGCCTCGGGCAAACCTCACGAGGTTCCACGGCGTCTTAG
- a CDS encoding VOC family protein → MRLGNFSVSLAVKDLAASRAFYEKLGFRAIGGDPAQNWLILQNETSTIGLFQGMFDKNILTFNPGWDRDAKPLADFDDVRELQRTLQARGLTLTSAADEASTGPASLMLIDPDGNPILIDQHVPKP, encoded by the coding sequence ATGCGCCTCGGCAACTTTTCCGTCAGCCTCGCCGTCAAGGACCTCGCTGCCTCCCGCGCGTTCTACGAGAAGCTCGGCTTCCGTGCCATCGGCGGTGACCCGGCCCAGAACTGGCTCATCCTGCAGAACGAGACCAGCACCATCGGCCTCTTCCAAGGCATGTTCGACAAGAACATCCTGACGTTCAACCCCGGCTGGGACCGCGACGCCAAGCCACTCGCCGACTTCGACGACGTCCGCGAGCTCCAGCGGACCCTCCAGGCCCGCGGCCTCACGCTTACCTCCGCCGCCGACGAAGCCTCCACCGGCCCCGCCAGCCTCATGCTCATCGACCCCGATGGCAACCCCATCCTGATTGATCAGCACGTCCCAAAGCCGTGA
- a CDS encoding alpha/beta hydrolase: MTRFLAQARRIVLRLLISLVFVYVSLCVLVFLNQRHLVFPVPAGAREPKLFRSMLLRIPGPEGTTVHVFHVPAPPGAPTVVHFHGNGEQLADEIWLGQRFQDAGLGFYAVEYPGYGLSRDSEGPSEKRIYAAAQVALEHLHKDLGVKPEETVLQGQSLGSGVAVEMATRGRGSRLLLITPYTSIVDIGAGLFPWLPARLLVRDPFDTASKAPGLKLPVLIVHGTLDEVVPVEMGKRLGTIFPNATVRILDGKHHNDLLDSADVREQMFQFARGEVRQAMP, from the coding sequence ATGACTCGTTTTCTCGCCCAGGCGAGGCGGATCGTGCTTCGGCTCCTCATCTCCCTTGTCTTCGTCTACGTCAGCCTGTGCGTCCTGGTATTCCTCAACCAGCGGCACCTGGTGTTCCCGGTGCCAGCGGGAGCGCGGGAGCCGAAGCTGTTCCGGTCCATGCTGTTGCGCATTCCCGGGCCGGAGGGCACCACGGTCCATGTGTTCCATGTCCCCGCGCCGCCGGGCGCACCCACGGTGGTGCATTTCCACGGCAACGGGGAACAGCTCGCGGATGAGATATGGCTGGGGCAGCGCTTCCAGGACGCGGGACTCGGATTCTACGCGGTGGAGTACCCGGGCTATGGACTCTCCAGGGACAGCGAGGGGCCCTCCGAGAAGCGCATCTACGCCGCCGCGCAGGTGGCCCTGGAGCACCTGCACAAGGACCTGGGCGTGAAGCCGGAGGAGACGGTGCTGCAGGGGCAGTCCCTCGGCTCGGGCGTGGCGGTGGAGATGGCGACGCGAGGACGGGGGTCGCGGCTGCTGCTCATCACGCCCTACACCTCCATCGTGGACATTGGCGCGGGACTCTTTCCCTGGTTGCCCGCTCGGCTGTTGGTACGGGATCCCTTCGACACGGCGTCCAAGGCGCCCGGGTTGAAACTGCCCGTGCTCATCGTCCATGGCACGTTGGACGAGGTGGTGCCCGTGGAGATGGGCAAGCGGTTGGGGACGATCTTCCCGAACGCCACCGTCCGCATCCTGGACGGCAAGCACCACAACGACCTGCTCGACTCGGCTGACGTCCGCGAGCAGATGTTCCAGTTCGCCCGGGGAGAGGTGCGGCAGGCCATGCCCTGA
- a CDS encoding error-prone DNA polymerase, translating into MARVYAELVCRSNFSFLRGASHPEELILAAAERGVSAVALADGDGLYGAVKAHLAARAVGIKYLIASELTLLEGPPVVLYAQDARGYANLCRLISKSRMLHPKGEAGLPWRELAEGNEGLLALLPYPVAPARVAPLAEAFPERFYVGVCRTLSSGDEARVAQAKALARELGAPLCAHNDVHTHHRSRQPLQDVLTAIRHKTTLGQLGTRRLPNAERTLKGPEEMARLFSDCPEALERTLELASRCHATLDGLRYHFSEEDLPPGHSTSTWLRELTYQGLQVRYPGGVPADVVKQIEHELKLIAALDFAGYFLAIWDIVRFARSRGILCQGRGSAANSAVCYALGVTAIDPVRMGLLFERFLSMERKEPPDIDVDFEHERREEVLQYVYEKHGRHRAGMVCEVICYRGRLALREVGKALGLSLDQVDRLAKVAGSHGGEMSPELLKEVGLSEEDRRVRQTLALAREIEASPRHLSIHVGGFVITREPLVEMIPVENAAMKGRTVVQWEKDDLEAVGVLKVDLLGLGMLTALAKCLELIRVHYGRDLSLATIPAEDPKVYEMLSNADSIGVFQIESRAQMNMLPRLKPRCFYDLVVEIALIRPGPIVGDMVHPYLRRREGREPVEYPSEDVRKILQKTLGVPLFQEQAMKLAMAVGGFSPAEADGLRRALSHKRAEERLGPFHQRFIEGGVSRGYSPEYVDTLFKQFRGFAHYGFPESHSASFALLAYASSWLKCHYPAAFTAALLNSQPMGFYAPHTLVADAKRHGVPVLEVDVNHSGWDCTLEEGGLRLGLRMVRGLQEAAGRRVESFRQGQRFTSIGDLARRTRAPRHELARLALAGALGSLNRSRRDSLWEIQALGPLEETDLFFGMAMDGTSVALPQMNLGERVSTDFETVGVSLEKHPLELLRPALRKRGAVTAAGLERVRAGSRVAVGGMLICRQMPPTAKGFCFLSLEDETGIANLVLPPDAYARFRKDIHGALFLVGQGTLEKTGKVMNVKVQQLEPIISSMSF; encoded by the coding sequence TTGGCACGCGTGTACGCCGAGCTCGTCTGCCGGTCGAACTTCTCGTTCTTGCGCGGGGCCTCGCATCCCGAGGAGCTGATCCTCGCCGCGGCGGAGCGCGGTGTGTCCGCGGTGGCGTTGGCGGACGGGGATGGGCTGTACGGGGCGGTGAAGGCGCACCTGGCGGCCAGGGCCGTGGGCATCAAATACCTGATCGCCAGCGAGCTGACCCTGCTCGAGGGTCCCCCGGTGGTGCTGTACGCACAGGACGCGCGGGGCTACGCGAATCTCTGCCGGCTCATCTCCAAGAGCCGGATGCTGCACCCCAAGGGCGAGGCGGGCCTGCCCTGGCGCGAGCTGGCCGAGGGCAACGAAGGCCTCCTGGCGCTGCTGCCGTACCCCGTGGCCCCGGCGCGGGTGGCTCCGTTGGCGGAGGCCTTCCCCGAGCGTTTCTACGTGGGCGTGTGCCGCACGCTGTCCTCGGGAGACGAGGCGCGGGTGGCCCAGGCGAAGGCCCTGGCGCGGGAGCTCGGCGCGCCCCTGTGCGCGCACAACGACGTGCACACGCACCACCGGAGCCGTCAGCCCCTGCAGGACGTGCTCACCGCCATCCGCCACAAGACGACGCTCGGGCAGCTTGGGACGCGGCGGTTGCCCAACGCGGAGCGGACGCTCAAGGGTCCCGAGGAGATGGCGCGGCTCTTCTCCGACTGTCCCGAGGCCCTGGAACGCACCCTGGAGCTGGCGAGCCGCTGCCACGCGACCCTGGACGGATTGCGCTACCACTTCTCGGAGGAGGACCTGCCGCCGGGACACTCGACGTCGACGTGGCTGCGCGAGCTGACGTACCAGGGGCTCCAGGTGCGCTATCCGGGGGGCGTCCCGGCCGACGTGGTGAAGCAGATCGAGCACGAGCTCAAGCTCATCGCGGCGTTGGACTTCGCGGGCTACTTCCTGGCCATCTGGGACATCGTCCGCTTCGCGCGCTCGCGGGGGATTCTGTGCCAGGGGCGGGGGAGCGCGGCGAACTCGGCGGTCTGCTACGCGCTGGGCGTCACGGCGATTGATCCGGTGCGCATGGGGCTGCTCTTCGAGCGCTTCCTGAGCATGGAGCGCAAGGAGCCGCCGGACATCGACGTGGACTTCGAGCACGAGCGGCGCGAGGAGGTGCTCCAGTACGTCTACGAGAAGCACGGTCGGCACCGCGCGGGCATGGTGTGCGAGGTCATCTGCTACCGGGGCCGGCTGGCCCTGCGCGAGGTGGGCAAGGCGCTCGGGCTGTCGTTGGATCAGGTGGATCGGCTGGCGAAGGTGGCGGGCTCGCACGGCGGCGAGATGTCGCCGGAGTTGTTGAAGGAAGTGGGGTTGTCGGAGGAGGACCGGCGGGTGCGGCAGACGCTCGCGCTGGCGCGGGAGATCGAGGCCTCACCCAGGCACCTGTCCATCCACGTGGGCGGCTTCGTCATCACCCGCGAGCCCCTGGTGGAGATGATCCCCGTGGAGAACGCGGCGATGAAGGGCCGCACGGTGGTGCAGTGGGAAAAGGATGACCTGGAGGCGGTGGGCGTCCTGAAGGTGGATCTGCTCGGGCTCGGGATGCTGACGGCGCTGGCCAAGTGCCTGGAGCTCATCCGCGTGCACTACGGCCGGGATTTGTCCCTGGCCACCATTCCGGCGGAGGACCCGAAGGTCTACGAGATGTTGAGCAACGCGGACTCGATCGGCGTGTTCCAGATCGAGAGCCGGGCGCAGATGAACATGCTGCCGCGGCTCAAGCCCCGGTGTTTCTACGACCTGGTGGTGGAGATCGCCCTCATCCGGCCGGGGCCCATCGTGGGGGACATGGTGCATCCCTACCTGCGGCGGCGGGAGGGGCGCGAGCCGGTGGAATACCCCTCGGAGGATGTCCGGAAGATCCTCCAGAAGACGCTGGGGGTGCCGCTCTTCCAGGAACAGGCGATGAAGCTGGCGATGGCGGTGGGGGGCTTCTCGCCCGCGGAGGCGGACGGACTGCGCCGGGCGCTCTCGCACAAGCGGGCGGAGGAGCGGCTGGGACCCTTCCACCAACGCTTCATCGAGGGCGGCGTCTCCCGGGGCTATTCACCCGAGTACGTGGACACGCTCTTCAAGCAGTTCCGGGGCTTCGCGCACTATGGCTTTCCGGAAAGCCACTCGGCGAGCTTCGCGCTGCTCGCCTACGCGTCCTCCTGGCTCAAGTGTCACTACCCGGCGGCCTTCACGGCGGCACTGCTCAACTCGCAGCCCATGGGCTTCTACGCCCCGCACACCCTGGTGGCGGACGCGAAGCGGCATGGGGTCCCCGTGTTGGAGGTGGATGTGAACCACTCGGGCTGGGACTGCACGCTGGAGGAGGGCGGGCTGCGGCTGGGATTGCGGATGGTGCGCGGGCTCCAGGAGGCGGCGGGACGGCGGGTGGAGTCCTTCCGGCAGGGGCAGCGCTTCACGAGCATCGGAGATCTGGCGCGGCGGACCCGGGCACCCCGGCATGAACTGGCGCGGCTGGCGCTGGCGGGAGCCCTGGGGAGCCTCAACCGCTCGCGGCGGGATTCCCTGTGGGAGATCCAGGCGCTCGGCCCGCTGGAGGAGACGGACCTGTTCTTCGGGATGGCGATGGATGGCACGTCGGTGGCGCTGCCCCAGATGAACCTCGGGGAGCGGGTGAGCACGGACTTCGAGACCGTGGGCGTGTCCCTGGAGAAACACCCGTTGGAACTGCTCAGGCCCGCGCTGCGCAAGCGGGGCGCGGTGACGGCGGCGGGCCTGGAGCGCGTGCGCGCGGGCAGCCGCGTGGCGGTGGGCGGGATGCTCATTTGCCGGCAGATGCCGCCCACGGCGAAGGGATTCTGCTTCCTCTCGCTCGAGGACGAGACGGGAATCGCCAACCTCGTGCTGCCCCCGGACGCCTACGCGCGCTTCCGCAAGGACATTCACGGCGCGCTGTTCCTGGTGGGGCAGGGGACGCTGGAGAAGACCGGCAAGGTGATGAACGTGAAGGTGCAGCAGTTGGAGCCGATCATCTCCTCGATGTCGTTCTGA
- a CDS encoding DUF3142 domain-containing protein codes for MGVHWSVLILVLGLACSRTDPRPLLHEAYVWQRGWSPELARSLTDAPPELGALRVLARERSGVERSPVDIAVDVEALARSGREVVAVMRVEGTAPLDGVSLQEVAAHARAWRARGARVRGVEIDHDCATASLEGYADWLERERPVLGDLTLSITALPTWSESPRLDRLTSLVDDVVLQVHAVRAPTLFTATEARGFVNAWTRATSRPFRVALPTYRVRLRDGTPLSAEPREVARFLAGLREHPVKQVSGIVWFRLGHRGDADAWSPPTLTAVIRGEALTPRLQPRLVDTGGGTLDIVIENTGRVDAEAPARLTLSGRLEVLDGVAGYAARGTSLVARTPPRLRVGERRVIGFVRGSEVALAAP; via the coding sequence ATGGGTGTGCATTGGAGCGTACTGATCCTGGTGCTGGGACTCGCCTGCTCACGGACGGACCCGCGTCCCCTCCTCCATGAAGCCTATGTGTGGCAACGCGGCTGGAGCCCGGAACTGGCCCGCTCCCTCACCGATGCGCCCCCCGAACTGGGCGCGCTCCGGGTGTTGGCGCGGGAACGCTCGGGAGTGGAGCGCTCGCCCGTGGACATCGCGGTGGACGTGGAGGCCCTGGCGCGGAGCGGCCGCGAGGTGGTGGCGGTGATGCGCGTGGAGGGTACGGCGCCGTTGGACGGTGTCTCCCTCCAGGAAGTCGCCGCGCACGCGCGGGCCTGGCGGGCGCGGGGCGCACGCGTCCGGGGGGTCGAGATCGATCATGACTGCGCCACCGCGTCGCTCGAGGGATACGCGGACTGGTTGGAGCGCGAGCGGCCGGTGCTCGGAGACCTGACGCTCTCCATCACGGCGCTGCCCACGTGGAGCGAGTCGCCGCGGCTCGACCGGCTGACGTCCCTCGTGGATGACGTCGTCCTCCAGGTGCACGCGGTGCGCGCTCCCACCCTCTTCACGGCGACGGAGGCCCGGGGCTTCGTGAACGCCTGGACGCGCGCCACGTCCCGGCCCTTCCGGGTGGCGCTGCCCACCTACCGCGTGCGGCTGCGTGATGGCACGCCCCTGTCCGCCGAGCCGCGCGAGGTGGCGCGCTTCCTCGCGGGCTTGCGCGAGCACCCGGTGAAGCAAGTCTCGGGCATCGTCTGGTTCCGGCTCGGGCACCGGGGCGACGCGGATGCGTGGAGCCCGCCCACGCTCACGGCGGTCATCCGGGGCGAGGCGCTCACCCCCCGACTCCAGCCGCGCCTGGTGGATACGGGCGGCGGCACATTGGACATCGTCATCGAGAACACCGGGCGCGTGGATGCCGAGGCCCCCGCGCGCCTCACCCTTTCTGGAAGACTCGAGGTGCTCGATGGCGTGGCGGGTTATGCCGCGCGGGGCACCTCCCTCGTGGCGCGCACGCCTCCCCGCCTGCGCGTGGGCGAGCGGCGCGTCATCGGCTTCGTGCGGGGCTCCGAGGTGGCGCTTGCGGCTCCGTGA
- a CDS encoding alpha/beta fold hydrolase, protein MPFLNVNGTRLYYEDSGGSGEPVVFSHGLLWSCRMFDKQVAALKDRYRCIAYDHRGQGRSEVGGVETVDMETVYSDGVALIEQLGVGPCHFVGLSMGGFVGMRLAARRPELLRSLVLLETSADPEPAVNVPRYHLLNFVARWFGMRWVTGRVMPIMFGRTFLEDASRSAERAVWERQLAEIRKDIWRAVNGVVRRKSVYEELSLIRTPTLIMVGAEDTATVPAKSERIHGAIAGSRLVKLPRGGHTSSVEEAELINAELEGFLGAYRAA, encoded by the coding sequence ATGCCCTTCCTGAACGTCAACGGCACCCGTCTGTACTACGAGGATTCGGGAGGCTCGGGTGAGCCCGTCGTGTTCAGCCACGGCCTGCTGTGGAGCTGCCGGATGTTCGACAAGCAGGTGGCGGCGCTGAAGGACCGCTACCGCTGCATCGCCTACGATCACCGGGGTCAGGGCCGCAGCGAGGTGGGCGGGGTGGAGACCGTGGACATGGAGACGGTGTACTCGGACGGGGTGGCGCTCATCGAGCAACTGGGGGTGGGTCCCTGTCACTTCGTGGGCCTGTCCATGGGCGGTTTCGTGGGGATGCGGTTGGCGGCGCGGCGGCCGGAGCTGCTGCGCTCGCTCGTGCTGTTGGAGACATCGGCGGACCCCGAGCCCGCGGTGAACGTGCCGCGCTACCACCTGCTCAACTTCGTGGCGCGCTGGTTCGGGATGCGGTGGGTCACCGGGCGCGTCATGCCCATCATGTTCGGCCGCACGTTCCTGGAGGACGCCTCGCGCTCGGCCGAGCGGGCGGTGTGGGAGCGCCAACTGGCGGAGATCCGCAAGGACATCTGGCGCGCGGTGAATGGCGTCGTCCGCAGGAAGAGCGTCTACGAGGAGCTGTCGCTCATCCGCACACCGACCCTGATCATGGTGGGTGCCGAGGACACGGCGACGGTGCCCGCCAAGTCCGAGCGCATCCACGGGGCCATCGCGGGCTCGCGCCTGGTGAAGCTGCCCCGGGGCGGGCATACGTCCTCCGTGGAGGAGGCGGAGCTGATCAACGCCGAGTTGGAGGGTTTCCTGGGCGCCTACCGAGCGGCTTGA
- a CDS encoding NfeD family protein, producing the protein MDIQAWHLWVLAAIAAGTLEMMLPGFVMLWFGVGSLAAALMAAVGFGLQGQFAVFSLVSLGLFASSRTLFKKAFMRGASPMKTGVAAMVGQEAVVTESLVEGVGGTVRINGELWSARPLGGEVAEGERVIVEQVEGLKLWVRRPAVSLEISPSRKKEGR; encoded by the coding sequence ATGGACATTCAGGCGTGGCACTTGTGGGTTCTCGCCGCCATCGCCGCGGGCACGCTGGAGATGATGCTGCCCGGCTTCGTGATGCTCTGGTTCGGCGTGGGCTCACTCGCGGCCGCGCTGATGGCCGCCGTGGGATTCGGGCTCCAGGGCCAGTTCGCTGTCTTCTCACTCGTCTCCCTGGGCCTTTTCGCGTCCTCGCGCACCCTCTTCAAGAAGGCCTTCATGCGCGGCGCCTCGCCCATGAAGACGGGGGTGGCGGCCATGGTGGGCCAGGAAGCCGTGGTAACGGAATCGCTCGTGGAAGGCGTGGGCGGCACCGTGCGCATCAACGGGGAGCTCTGGTCGGCGCGCCCGCTGGGCGGCGAGGTGGCCGAGGGCGAGCGCGTCATCGTCGAGCAGGTGGAAGGCTTGAAGTTGTGGGTGCGGCGCCCCGCCGTCTCCCTGGAAATATCTCCGAGCAGAAAGAAAGAAGGTCGTTAG
- a CDS encoding SPFH domain-containing protein — MMGPALVVIFAVAVVFAMVKGLRIVPQAKVMVVERLGKFHHVASSGLNILIPFFDAPRAMEMRVGNRFYRSHLVDMREQVMGFETVQVITHDNVTMEVGSVIYYQIVDPGRALYAVENLALAIEQLTMTNLRNIMGGLTLDQTLTSRETVNNKLRAVLDEATEKWGVKVTRVELREIEPPAAIKDAMAKQMTAERERRAEVTKAEGDKAAAILSAEGEKISRILRAEAERDAEVARAEGRKRATLLDAEAKSEATRLVFEAIHAGGATPEVLALRYMETLQELGKGDNKIFIPYEATAVLGSVAALKEVFSQEGSATAPTPRPSAPSAAALSAQSLSRSVTASAQPVTVRGRPAFPSEE; from the coding sequence ATGATGGGTCCCGCTCTTGTCGTCATCTTCGCGGTCGCCGTGGTGTTCGCCATGGTGAAGGGACTGCGAATCGTTCCCCAGGCCAAGGTCATGGTCGTGGAGCGGCTGGGCAAGTTCCACCACGTGGCCAGCAGCGGGTTGAACATCCTCATCCCGTTCTTCGACGCCCCGCGCGCCATGGAGATGCGCGTGGGCAACCGCTTCTATCGCAGCCACCTGGTGGACATGCGCGAGCAGGTCATGGGCTTCGAGACCGTGCAGGTCATCACCCATGACAACGTCACCATGGAGGTGGGCTCGGTCATCTACTACCAGATCGTGGATCCGGGCCGGGCGCTCTACGCCGTGGAGAACCTGGCGCTGGCCATCGAGCAGCTCACCATGACCAACCTGCGCAACATCATGGGCGGGCTGACGTTGGATCAGACGCTCACCAGCCGCGAGACGGTCAACAACAAGCTGCGCGCGGTGCTGGACGAGGCCACCGAGAAGTGGGGCGTGAAGGTGACGCGCGTGGAGCTGCGCGAGATCGAGCCGCCCGCGGCCATCAAGGACGCCATGGCCAAGCAGATGACCGCCGAGCGCGAGCGTCGCGCCGAGGTCACCAAGGCCGAGGGCGACAAGGCCGCCGCCATCCTCTCCGCGGAGGGCGAGAAGATCTCCCGCATCCTGCGCGCCGAGGCCGAGCGTGACGCGGAAGTGGCCCGCGCCGAGGGCCGCAAGCGCGCCACCCTGCTGGACGCCGAGGCCAAGTCCGAGGCCACCCGGCTCGTCTTCGAGGCCATCCACGCCGGAGGCGCCACCCCCGAGGTGCTCGCGCTGCGCTACATGGAAACCCTCCAGGAGCTGGGCAAGGGCGACAACAAGATCTTCATCCCCTACGAGGCCACGGCCGTGCTGGGCAGCGTCGCGGCGCTCAAGGAGGTGTTCTCCCAGGAGGGGAGCGCCACCGCGCCCACCCCGCGCCCCTCGGCTCCCAGCGCCGCGGCCCTGAGCGCCCAGTCCCTCTCCCGCTCCGTGACCGCCTCCGCCCAGCCCGTGACGGTGCGCGGCCGTCCCGCCTTTCCCTCCGAGGAATAA
- a CDS encoding heme-degrading domain-containing protein, translating to MSGNLEQLLAEEAELQFDHLSHEDVLALGLHLLERVRRERLPVVVDVTFSGLTVLQCALPGSRPDNLDWVRRKKNTVSRFWHSSFYMGRYYATKGMSLTDKPHIDASEYVDHGGSFPLLLRGLGCVGSITVSGLAQDEDHALVVSVLREWRASR from the coding sequence GTGTCCGGAAACCTGGAGCAGTTGCTCGCCGAAGAAGCCGAGTTGCAGTTCGACCACCTGAGCCACGAGGACGTGCTCGCGCTGGGGCTCCATCTGCTCGAGCGCGTGCGGCGCGAGCGCCTGCCGGTGGTGGTGGATGTGACGTTCTCCGGGCTCACCGTGTTGCAGTGCGCGCTGCCCGGCAGCCGTCCGGACAACCTGGACTGGGTGCGGCGCAAGAAGAACACCGTGAGCCGCTTCTGGCACAGCTCGTTCTACATGGGCCGCTACTACGCCACCAAGGGCATGAGCCTCACCGACAAGCCGCACATCGACGCCTCCGAGTACGTGGACCATGGCGGCAGCTTCCCCCTGCTGCTGCGAGGGCTCGGATGCGTGGGCAGCATCACCGTGTCCGGACTCGCGCAGGACGAGGACCATGCGCTGGTGGTCTCGGTCCTGCGCGAATGGCGGGCGAGCCGCTGA
- a CDS encoding superoxide dismutase family protein translates to MKNSFAISSRITLLAAAFALSACGTSKHAIATLESRSGSSTTGSAEFSEVDDGVKLTLEVQGSTPGLHGAHIHETGDCSAADASSAGAHWNPTSKDHGPADPNHHLGDLGNIQINDDGKGTLSLTKSAWKIGDGSAEDVIGRAIIIHASEDDLVSNPAGNAGGRFACGVIVAK, encoded by the coding sequence ATGAAGAACTCCTTCGCCATCAGCTCGCGCATCACCCTCCTCGCCGCGGCGTTCGCCCTGTCCGCTTGCGGTACGAGCAAGCACGCCATCGCCACCCTCGAGAGCCGCAGTGGCAGCAGCACTACGGGCTCGGCCGAGTTCTCCGAGGTCGATGATGGGGTGAAGCTCACGCTGGAGGTGCAAGGCTCCACCCCGGGTCTGCACGGCGCCCACATCCACGAGACGGGCGACTGCAGCGCCGCCGACGCGTCCAGCGCCGGGGCCCACTGGAATCCCACGTCCAAGGACCATGGCCCGGCCGATCCCAACCACCACCTGGGCGACCTGGGCAACATCCAGATCAATGATGACGGCAAGGGCACGCTGTCCCTCACCAAGAGCGCGTGGAAGATTGGCGATGGTTCGGCCGAGGACGTGATCGGCAGGGCGATCATCATCCACGCGAGCGAGGATGACCTCGTCAGCAACCCGGCGGGCAACGCGGGTGGCCGCTTCGCGTGCGGCGTCATCGTCGCGAAGTAG